The nucleotide sequence CCGACGCAGGCGCATTTGAGCTCGCGTTTTTCGACATAGACGGCCTTGAACACCGACACCGCGCCGATTCCGCCGATGAACAGGGCGACCGGCACCGACAGCCACGTGGCCACGCCGCTCAGCATCAGCACGCCCGCCAGGCCCTCGAGCCAGGGATAGGCATAGGAATAAGGCACCCAGCGCTTCGCCAGCAGATCGTAATTGAGGAACATGGAGCTGAACTTCTCTACGTCCTGCAGCTTCAGGAGCGCGAGCACGCACATCGACAGTGCGATGAACCACTCGCCCGAGCGGACCGTGAGCGGCGTTCCGTAGACCGCGACGCTCAAGCCCAGCGCCATGGCCGCGGTCATCCCGAACAGCGCTGCCACCGGGCGGTAGCTGGTGGCACCCGGCTCGGCGACGCGCAGGCCGAGGAAACGGCGAAGGTCGTCGTGACCACCGATACGCTGCCCGTCGATGAACACCTGCGGAGTCGTCTTCACCCCGGCTTGTGCCTTGTAGGCGTTAACCTCCTCGCGAGTGGTGAGGTGGCGGTCCTCGACCTGATAGCCGCGGCTCTTCAGCAGGTGCAGCGCCTTCAGCCCGAACGGGCAGACATGGCCCGGCATGACCATGCGGACGAGGGTCGCTTGGGTTCGGGGGGAAGCAGGCCGGTTCATGCCGGCCGATATAGGTCGCCCGCCGGCTAGACCAACCTGCTCTGCTTGACCGCCGCCGCGATGAAGCTGGCGAACAGCGGATGCGGGTCGAACGGGCGACTCTTATATTCCGGGTGGAACTGGACGCCGACGAACCAGGGATGGTCCGGCCGTTCGACGATTTCCGGCAGCCGCCCGTCGGGGGATACGCCGCTGAACACGAGGCCGCTCTTCTCCAGCGCCGGCTTGTAATGAGCGTTGACTTCGTAGCGGTGGCGGTGCCGCTCGCTGATCGTGGTGCTTCCGTAGATGGCCGCGACATGGCTGTTGCCGCCGAGCACGGCCTCATAGGCGCCGAGCCGCATGGTGCCGCCGAGGTCGCCGCCCGCGCGCCGCTCCTGCAGCCCTTCCTCGCTCATCCATTCGGTGATCATGCCGACCACCGGCTCCGCCGTGTCGCCGAACTCGGTCGACGAGGCGCCCTCGACGCCGGCCGCGCGGGCACCCTCGATGCAGGCCATCTGCATGCCGAGGCAGATTCCGAAGAAGGGCACCTTGCGTTCCTTGGCGAAGCGGACGGAAGCGATCTTGCCTTCGGTCCCGCGCTCGCCGAAGCCGCCGGGCACGAGGATGGCATGCATCGGCTCCAGTTCGCCGAGCATGCTCTCTTCGCCCTTCTCGAACAGCTCCGCGTCCAGCCACCTGATGTTGACCTTGACCCGGTTGGCGATGCCGCCGTGGACCAGCGCCTCGCGGAGCGACTTGTAGGCGTCCGGCAGGCCGACATATTTGCCGACGACACCGATCGTCACCTCGCCCTCGGGGTGGTCGATGGCGTCCATCACGCTTTCCCAGCGGCTGACATCGGGCCGCGGATCGGTCGGCAGGCCGAACGCCTTCAGCACCTCGTCGTCGAGGCCTTCGCGATGATATTGCAGCGGCACGTCGTAGATCGAGCGGGCGTCGAGGGCCTCGATCACCGCGCTCTTCGGCACGTTGCAGAATTGCGCGATCTTGGCCCGCTCGGCCTCGGGGATCGGCATCTCGCAGCGGCACAGCAGGACGTCGGGCTGGACGCCGAGACTGGCGATCTCGCGGACGCTGTGCTGGGTCGGCTTGGTCTTGAGCTCGCCCGCCACCTTGATCCACGGCACCAAAGTGGTGTGGACGCTGACCGTCTGTCCGCGGCCGAGGTCGTTCCTCAGCTGGCGGATGGCCTCGATGAACGGCAGGCTCTCGATGTCGCCGACCGTCCCGCCGATCTCGCAGATGACGAAATCGAGGTCTTCGGTCTCGGCCAGCGCGAATTCCTTGATCGCGTTGGTGACGTGCGGAATGACCTGCACGGTCGCGCCGAGATAGTCGCCGCGCCGCTCACGGGCGATGATGTCGCGGTAGATGCGGCCGGTGGTGATATTGTCCGACTGGCGCGCCGACACGCCGGTGAAGCGCTCGTAATGGCCAAGGTCGAGGTCGGTCTCCGCCCCGTCGTCGGTGACATAGACTTCGCCGTGCTGATAGGGGCTCATCGTCCCCGGATCGACGTTCAGATAGGGGTCGAACTTGCGGATGCGGCACTTGTAGCCGCGCGCCTGCAGCAATGCTGCAAGACTAGCCGAGAGGAGACCCTTGCCGAGGCTGGAAACCACGCCGCCGGTAACGAAAACAAACCGCGCCATGGGAGTGTGGCCTTAGGGATGAACAGGCCGCCGGGGCAAGCCAAATATTTCGTCGTCCCGGCGC is from Sphingomonas sp. LHG3406-1 and encodes:
- a CDS encoding glutaredoxin; translated protein: MNRPASPRTQATLVRMVMPGHVCPFGLKALHLLKSRGYQVEDRHLTTREEVNAYKAQAGVKTTPQVFIDGQRIGGHDDLRRFLGLRVAEPGATSYRPVAALFGMTAAMALGLSVAVYGTPLTVRSGEWFIALSMCVLALLKLQDVEKFSSMFLNYDLLAKRWVPYSYAYPWLEGLAGVLMLSGVATWLSVPVALFIGGIGAVSVFKAVYVEKRELKCACVGGSSNVPLGFVSLTENVGMVAMAVWMVAM
- a CDS encoding CTP synthase, coding for MARFVFVTGGVVSSLGKGLLSASLAALLQARGYKCRIRKFDPYLNVDPGTMSPYQHGEVYVTDDGAETDLDLGHYERFTGVSARQSDNITTGRIYRDIIARERRGDYLGATVQVIPHVTNAIKEFALAETEDLDFVICEIGGTVGDIESLPFIEAIRQLRNDLGRGQTVSVHTTLVPWIKVAGELKTKPTQHSVREIASLGVQPDVLLCRCEMPIPEAERAKIAQFCNVPKSAVIEALDARSIYDVPLQYHREGLDDEVLKAFGLPTDPRPDVSRWESVMDAIDHPEGEVTIGVVGKYVGLPDAYKSLREALVHGGIANRVKVNIRWLDAELFEKGEESMLGELEPMHAILVPGGFGERGTEGKIASVRFAKERKVPFFGICLGMQMACIEGARAAGVEGASSTEFGDTAEPVVGMITEWMSEEGLQERRAGGDLGGTMRLGAYEAVLGGNSHVAAIYGSTTISERHRHRYEVNAHYKPALEKSGLVFSGVSPDGRLPEIVERPDHPWFVGVQFHPEYKSRPFDPHPLFASFIAAAVKQSRLV